In Vibrio alfacsensis, the following proteins share a genomic window:
- a CDS encoding sensor histidine kinase, whose translation MSSAKSVVKSGWPRSLLVTTAFCLFIAAMTLSVWGGPFYIHVAVSFGFGYSAIFFSWLIDRLFPTIPRMIEVVCSLVACLLFGVINAQFWLGEYFGISDMIPVGLMGLLFSGMCYFYFYSREKEAVAQRELESIKREKAEQDRALLLSQLKQMQSQIEPHFLFNTLANISALMSQDVDKAKLMLEQLTALLRATLKSSREEHTTIDNETALLEAYLGIQQTRLGDRLSYKIEVEEGLGRTELPPMMLQPLIENAIIHGIEPKREGGEVSLQIKREQQNLQIEVRDTGVGLNHVSGHMGSGVGLSNLKQRVEALFAGQGEVSISESAQGGVCVRLSWPMES comes from the coding sequence ATGAGTTCAGCAAAATCAGTGGTGAAAAGTGGATGGCCGCGTAGCTTATTAGTGACCACGGCATTTTGTCTCTTTATCGCAGCAATGACGCTCTCGGTTTGGGGCGGTCCATTCTACATTCATGTGGCGGTTAGCTTTGGATTTGGCTATTCGGCTATCTTCTTCTCATGGTTGATTGACCGTTTGTTTCCAACCATTCCACGTATGATAGAAGTGGTGTGTTCGCTTGTTGCCTGTTTATTGTTTGGGGTGATTAATGCGCAATTTTGGCTCGGAGAGTATTTTGGTATCTCCGATATGATCCCTGTTGGTTTAATGGGATTACTGTTTAGCGGTATGTGTTATTTCTATTTTTACTCGCGTGAGAAAGAGGCGGTTGCTCAGCGAGAGTTGGAAAGCATCAAACGTGAGAAAGCAGAGCAAGATCGTGCACTATTACTGAGTCAGCTTAAGCAGATGCAAAGCCAGATTGAGCCGCATTTCCTATTCAATACCTTGGCGAATATCAGCGCGCTCATGTCGCAAGATGTCGATAAAGCCAAGCTGATGCTAGAACAGTTAACCGCGCTGCTGCGTGCAACGCTTAAAAGCTCACGTGAAGAACACACCACCATAGACAATGAAACGGCGTTACTTGAGGCTTACTTGGGCATTCAGCAAACCCGTTTAGGTGATCGACTCAGTTACAAGATTGAGGTGGAAGAGGGTTTGGGCAGAACCGAATTACCGCCGATGATGCTACAACCCTTAATAGAGAACGCTATCATCCATGGTATTGAGCCAAAGCGTGAAGGTGGCGAAGTGAGTTTGCAGATTAAGCGCGAACAACAGAACTTGCAGATTGAAGTCAGAGACACTGGTGTTGGCTTGAATCACGTTAGTGGGCACATGGGTTCAGGCGTGGGTCTAAGTAATCTCAAGCAGCGAGTTGAAGCTTTGTTCGCCGGGCAAGGAGAGGTTTCTATCAGTGAGTCTGCTCAGGGTGGCGTTTGTGTTCGCCTGAGCTGGCCGATGGAATCGTAA
- a CDS encoding LytR/AlgR family response regulator transcription factor → MNTGFTAIIADDEPLLRRHLDKSLAEVWPELEVIAKVADGEQALQAIEHNQPDIAFLDIRMPVLDGMTLAQKLNQLANPPLIVFVTAYDDYAIKAFEQNAADYLLKPISDERLLTTCERVRARLAKREQESSNVQMSSLLEQLQQLSAPQTPQYLQWIKATQGEDIHLIATSDVLYFKAEEKYVSVYAQQGQGKVQEYLIRTSLKELIGQLNPEQFWQVHRSSVVQVCKISKVNKDFTGRMFVHVGETKLPVSRASQSLFKGM, encoded by the coding sequence ATGAATACAGGGTTTACTGCCATTATTGCTGATGATGAACCGCTATTGAGGCGTCATCTTGATAAAAGCCTAGCTGAAGTGTGGCCAGAGCTAGAGGTGATAGCCAAAGTCGCAGATGGTGAACAAGCGTTGCAAGCCATTGAGCACAACCAACCTGACATTGCGTTTCTCGATATTCGTATGCCAGTTTTGGATGGCATGACATTAGCGCAAAAACTCAATCAACTCGCCAATCCACCTTTGATTGTATTTGTCACTGCGTACGATGATTACGCCATCAAAGCCTTTGAACAAAATGCCGCAGATTATTTGCTCAAGCCTATCTCGGATGAGCGCTTGCTGACGACGTGTGAAAGAGTGAGAGCACGCCTTGCTAAGCGAGAGCAAGAAAGCAGCAATGTGCAGATGAGCAGCCTATTAGAGCAACTGCAGCAATTATCCGCGCCACAAACGCCGCAATATCTTCAGTGGATTAAAGCGACGCAAGGGGAAGATATTCATCTGATTGCCACGTCTGATGTGTTGTATTTCAAAGCGGAAGAAAAATACGTTTCTGTGTATGCCCAACAAGGACAAGGCAAAGTGCAGGAGTATTTGATTCGCACATCGTTGAAAGAGTTGATAGGGCAGCTTAACCCAGAACAGTTCTGGCAAGTGCACCGTTCAAGCGTGGTGCAAGTGTGCAAAATTAGCAAAGTAAACAAAGACTTTACTGGCAGAATGTTTGTGCACGTTGGAGAAACTAAGCTCCCTGTGAGCCGTGCATCTCAAAGTTTGTTCAAAGGGATGTAA
- a CDS encoding DUF2268 domain-containing putative Zn-dependent protease (predicted Zn-dependent protease with a strongly conserved HExxH motif) → MSYRVTLLNATGELSPLAEYLHQKLDDLSSQLSSYFDLSNNDLSSNDLSNVDLTVSPFDRNDVPQTGIGGYCLSAYRVEILLDTQRADIKNVIEKELAAVLAHELHHLFRMRAGENGVALGDVLIMEGLACHFERKVNGGVTPSLFEQIKDQDWRPFYAEMKDKLTRLDYNFDAYFLGSDESRWPKYMGYWVGYNLVAEYLADFQGSELDLVGAKAELFYQ, encoded by the coding sequence ATGAGTTATCGCGTAACCCTGTTAAATGCGACGGGAGAACTGTCTCCACTCGCTGAGTATTTACATCAGAAACTTGATGATCTGAGCTCACAACTTTCTAGTTACTTTGATTTAAGTAACAACGATTTAAGTAGTAACGATTTAAGTAACGTCGACCTGACTGTTAGCCCGTTTGATCGCAATGACGTACCGCAGACGGGCATTGGTGGCTATTGCTTAAGTGCCTATCGTGTAGAGATTCTGCTTGATACTCAACGTGCTGATATTAAAAACGTTATTGAGAAAGAACTGGCTGCGGTGTTAGCGCATGAGTTGCATCACCTGTTTCGTATGCGAGCGGGAGAGAATGGCGTTGCGCTTGGTGATGTGCTGATTATGGAAGGGTTAGCTTGTCATTTCGAACGTAAGGTGAATGGCGGCGTCACTCCGAGCTTGTTTGAGCAAATCAAAGATCAAGATTGGCGCCCTTTCTATGCTGAGATGAAAGACAAGTTGACCAGATTAGATTACAACTTCGACGCTTACTTTCTTGGCAGCGATGAAAGCCGCTGGCCGAAATACATGGGATATTGGGTTGGGTATAACCTTGTTGCTGAATATCTGGCTGATTTTCAAGGCTCTGAGCTTGATTTAGTCGGAGCAAAAGCCGAGCTTTTCTATCAATAA
- a CDS encoding peptidylprolyl isomerase — MIIMTTNFGDIEIELNLERAPVSSKNFKKYCEDGFYNGTIFHRVIDGFMIQGGGHTEDMAEKPTRAPIANEANRGLKNLVGTIAMARTDAPHSATAQFFINLEDNDFLDHTATTNLGWGYAVFGKVTAGMDVVNRIAKVKTTSKLGHDDVPCDPIIIEKVTISE; from the coding sequence ATGATTATCATGACCACCAATTTCGGTGACATCGAGATTGAACTGAACCTAGAACGAGCGCCAGTTAGCTCAAAGAACTTCAAAAAATACTGTGAAGATGGCTTCTACAACGGCACCATTTTCCACCGCGTTATCGACGGCTTTATGATCCAAGGTGGCGGTCATACCGAAGACATGGCAGAAAAGCCAACACGCGCCCCGATTGCGAACGAAGCAAACCGTGGTCTAAAGAATCTTGTTGGCACTATCGCAATGGCGCGTACCGATGCTCCGCACTCTGCAACGGCACAGTTCTTCATTAACTTGGAAGACAATGATTTCCTAGACCACACCGCAACTACCAACCTAGGCTGGGGCTACGCGGTGTTTGGTAAAGTGACCGCGGGTATGGATGTCGTAAATCGCATCGCGAAAGTAAAAACGACCTCTAAGCTTGGTCACGATGATGTTCCATGCGATCCAATCATTATCGAGAAAGTGACGATCAGCGAATAA
- a CDS encoding thiol-disulfide oxidoreductase DCC family protein, producing the protein MIKLTVFYDGTCPLCAKEMDALKLRDTRQQIKTIDIYSEAFNDYPQIDPKHANTILHALNEKGELLLGLDVTHRAWQLVGRGWLYAPLRWRIFKPAADWLYLKFANNRYRISYWLTGNSRCSNGVCSRK; encoded by the coding sequence ATGATAAAACTGACCGTATTTTACGATGGCACTTGCCCCTTGTGCGCCAAAGAGATGGACGCGCTAAAGCTACGCGATACTCGACAACAGATCAAAACCATCGACATCTACAGCGAGGCTTTCAACGACTATCCGCAAATCGATCCCAAGCATGCCAACACCATCTTGCATGCCCTCAACGAGAAAGGCGAACTGCTGCTTGGGTTGGATGTGACTCATCGTGCATGGCAATTGGTTGGTCGTGGTTGGTTATATGCTCCGCTGCGTTGGCGTATTTTCAAACCTGCAGCAGACTGGCTTTACCTCAAGTTTGCCAACAATCGATATCGCATATCATATTGGTTAACGGGTAACTCCCGTTGCAGTAATGGCGTCTGTTCTCGTAAATAA
- a CDS encoding DUF4344 domain-containing metallopeptidase, which translates to MKICLAFSSLMLFAATASASENIKIEYLPTETTDDRFAAQVIESSEVNDTFVQLSQEHFLFNTPLTLIYGGEDGPFYDPNTHSIHVPYTFYLESLNYFTNNKYQERYGKTPKVGALDTLLHTLLHEAGHAYVADQNIPILGKEEDAVDNFATILLIDYVEDGSDVAISAADMFAFESDDRPDYYELGEYIDEHSFDLQRYFSTLCLVYGSDPEQYKALLDEVEKDYLRERKEFCQFNYRNIRDNWLHYLQNNELKNK; encoded by the coding sequence ATGAAAATTTGCTTAGCCTTTTCCTCCCTGATGTTGTTTGCTGCCACAGCATCTGCGAGCGAAAACATTAAAATAGAATATCTACCAACGGAAACTACTGACGACCGCTTTGCTGCACAGGTGATAGAGAGCAGCGAAGTGAATGACACTTTTGTTCAATTGTCTCAAGAGCACTTCCTGTTTAATACACCGTTAACCCTCATTTATGGCGGTGAAGATGGGCCATTTTACGATCCTAATACGCACAGCATTCATGTTCCGTACACGTTTTATCTCGAATCACTCAACTACTTCACCAACAACAAATATCAAGAACGGTATGGCAAAACACCAAAAGTAGGCGCCCTCGATACCTTACTCCATACTTTATTGCACGAAGCCGGGCACGCTTACGTAGCCGATCAAAACATCCCTATATTGGGCAAAGAAGAAGATGCCGTTGATAACTTTGCCACCATTTTACTGATCGACTACGTCGAAGACGGATCAGATGTGGCGATCAGTGCTGCGGACATGTTTGCGTTCGAATCTGACGATAGGCCAGACTACTACGAACTTGGAGAATACATTGATGAACACAGTTTCGATCTACAACGCTATTTCTCTACTCTGTGTTTGGTTTACGGCAGCGATCCAGAGCAATACAAAGCGTTACTGGATGAAGTGGAAAAAGATTATTTGCGCGAACGTAAAGAGTTCTGTCAATTCAATTACCGTAACATCCGTGACAATTGGCTGCATTACTTGCAAAACAATGAACTAAAAAACAAATAA
- a CDS encoding c-type cytochrome, with product MKVNHIMALIAINLLPLSLAHAQSDPIYDQGEALYINPGRGGCGQCHGVSGNEPVMPLYPKIGGQSEQYLYNQMIDYREKRRKNGLYIPMEVAMQPFNDEEIRAMAVYLAKQRVF from the coding sequence GCCATCAACTTGCTTCCGCTGTCTTTGGCTCACGCTCAAAGTGATCCAATCTACGATCAAGGGGAAGCGCTCTATATCAATCCTGGGAGAGGAGGCTGTGGGCAGTGTCATGGCGTATCGGGTAATGAACCTGTCATGCCACTGTATCCAAAAATTGGCGGTCAATCAGAACAATACCTCTACAATCAAATGATCGACTATCGAGAGAAGCGACGCAAAAACGGTTTATACATTCCTATGGAGGTGGCGATGCAACCATTCAATGATGAAGAAATTCGCGCCATGGCAGTGTATCTAGCAAAACAACGAGTGTTTTAA